From the genome of Candidatus Paceibacterota bacterium, one region includes:
- a CDS encoding methyltransferase domain-containing protein, with protein MHGHDNQLLTLGMECPPGSGWTPGGKTGQEVLGDAPGTVEDLLRCVACRARLFRGEGELVCANPACGARYPIVDNLPVLINDDESLFAREDFVGRRNTTIELSRPGFKRWVDNLLPVLGRNLKARHNYQRLAGLLLERTREPVVLVIGGSVLGQGMEGLVSRPGIRLVETDVTFGPRTQIICDANSLPFDDNFFDGVVIQAVLQYVPDPVRCVQEIERVLKPRGLVYAEVAFMQQVVHGRFDFTRFTHLGLRRLFRRFRELQSGPMAGPGMALAWACHFFLLSFATRKFARALIHAAARLAFFWLKYFDVFLLQKPGTYDAASGYFFLGELAGRCLPDRQLIALYRGAQ; from the coding sequence ATGCACGGACACGATAATCAGTTGCTGACGCTGGGCATGGAGTGTCCGCCGGGGTCTGGCTGGACGCCTGGTGGGAAAACCGGCCAGGAGGTCTTGGGGGATGCGCCGGGCACCGTGGAGGACTTGCTCCGTTGCGTGGCGTGCCGAGCGCGACTCTTCCGGGGGGAGGGCGAACTTGTCTGCGCGAATCCAGCCTGCGGAGCCCGTTATCCGATAGTGGACAATCTGCCTGTCCTGATTAACGACGATGAGAGCCTGTTCGCGCGCGAAGATTTCGTCGGCCGGCGGAATACCACTATTGAACTTTCCCGGCCTGGGTTCAAACGCTGGGTGGACAACTTGCTGCCTGTGCTGGGCAGGAATCTGAAAGCCAGGCACAACTATCAGCGCCTGGCGGGACTGCTGTTGGAGCGCACTCGAGAGCCGGTGGTTCTCGTGATTGGCGGCAGCGTTCTTGGCCAGGGCATGGAGGGGTTGGTTTCCCGGCCTGGAATTCGGCTGGTGGAGACCGACGTCACCTTCGGGCCCCGGACACAGATTATTTGTGATGCCAACAGTCTCCCGTTTGATGACAACTTCTTTGACGGTGTTGTCATTCAGGCGGTGCTGCAGTATGTCCCGGACCCGGTCCGATGTGTCCAGGAGATTGAGCGCGTGCTCAAACCGCGGGGACTCGTTTATGCCGAGGTCGCTTTTATGCAGCAGGTGGTGCATGGGCGGTTTGACTTCACGCGTTTCACGCATTTAGGGCTGCGCCGGCTGTTTCGGAGGTTTCGCGAGTTACAGAGTGGTCCGATGGCCGGCCCGGGAATGGCTTTGGCCTGGGCTTGCCATTTCTTCTTGCTAAGCTTTGCGACGAGGAAGTTCGCGCGGGCCCTGATCCACGCCGCCGCCCGGCTCGCATTCTTCTGGCTGAAGTACTTCGATGTCTTCCTGCTCCAAAAGCCGGGGACCTACGACGCGGCTTCGGGGTACTTCTTCCTCGGAGAACTCGCGGGCAGATGCCTGCCGGATCGCCAACTGATCGCGCTCTATCGGGGGGCGCAATGA
- a CDS encoding AMP-binding protein: protein MNVAESILAKGADAADALLHRGGAMTYAALREKVSRVACGLLDQGYNKGDRIGVFSENSPFFVSVYLGIMRAGLTAVPFQTEVGAGTFSEIVSDTGMRGVFVSNRFRNRVQAWAGELGLSLLPEHYGDHALGDGQAIFPEITASRDLAALMFTSGSTGSPKGVMVTHGNIECNTRDIISYMGLQNQDRAMVVLPFHYCFGLSLLHTHLMAGGSLVLNNEFKLFPEVVLMEMQRKECTGLAGVPSTYQILLRRSRFRELAFPRLRWFQQAGGKLPNACIEEILSSFPQARYFLMYGQTEGTARLSYLPPERLADKLGSIGTGLPSTRLEVLKADGTPVAPGSDEVGEIVAAGDNIALGYWNDPVETSRFFRGGRLHTGDLARVDEDGFIFIVERERDMIKAGGNRISAKEVEEVIAELPEVIEVAVLGAPHELLGEAVKAFVVPAPVSRITPQDVVAHCQRRLPGYKVPEEVFFLNTMIHNGSGKVLKQELRRLLEDRQPGEVEKAA, encoded by the coding sequence ATGAATGTAGCTGAGTCTATTCTTGCCAAAGGGGCGGACGCGGCCGACGCGCTTCTGCACCGGGGTGGGGCGATGACATATGCGGCGCTCCGGGAGAAGGTGAGCCGGGTCGCTTGCGGGCTGCTGGATCAAGGGTATAACAAGGGAGATCGGATAGGCGTATTCTCGGAGAACAGCCCTTTCTTCGTCTCCGTTTACCTCGGGATCATGCGCGCCGGCCTGACAGCGGTTCCGTTCCAAACAGAGGTTGGCGCTGGCACGTTTTCGGAGATCGTCTCAGACACTGGCATGCGGGGTGTGTTCGTTTCGAACCGGTTCCGGAATCGTGTGCAGGCATGGGCTGGAGAACTTGGCCTATCGCTCTTGCCCGAGCACTACGGGGATCATGCCTTGGGGGATGGACAAGCAATATTCCCTGAAATAACAGCCTCCCGCGACCTGGCAGCATTGATGTTCACCTCGGGGTCAACCGGTTCGCCGAAGGGGGTAATGGTCACGCACGGCAACATTGAATGCAACACACGGGACATTATCTCCTATATGGGCTTGCAGAACCAGGACCGGGCCATGGTCGTGTTGCCTTTTCATTATTGCTTCGGACTTTCATTGCTGCACACGCATCTGATGGCGGGGGGCTCACTCGTGCTAAACAACGAGTTCAAGCTCTTCCCGGAAGTCGTGCTCATGGAAATGCAGCGCAAGGAGTGCACTGGGTTGGCCGGGGTTCCCTCGACTTACCAAATCCTGCTCCGGCGATCCCGGTTCCGCGAGCTGGCGTTTCCGCGCCTCCGCTGGTTCCAGCAGGCGGGAGGGAAATTGCCCAATGCCTGCATAGAGGAGATCCTCAGTTCATTCCCGCAAGCCAGGTATTTTCTGATGTACGGTCAGACTGAAGGGACGGCGCGATTGAGCTACCTGCCACCAGAACGGCTCGCCGACAAACTGGGTTCGATCGGAACGGGATTGCCATCCACAAGGCTTGAGGTGCTCAAGGCGGATGGAACACCAGTCGCTCCCGGTTCGGACGAGGTTGGCGAGATTGTGGCTGCAGGGGACAACATTGCCCTGGGTTATTGGAACGACCCGGTGGAGACATCAAGGTTCTTCCGGGGCGGCAGGTTGCACACGGGCGACCTCGCGCGCGTGGACGAGGATGGTTTCATCTTCATCGTGGAACGGGAACGGGACATGATCAAGGCGGGCGGCAACCGCATAAGCGCCAAAGAAGTGGAAGAGGTAATCGCCGAACTGCCGGAGGTCATCGAGGTGGCGGTCCTGGGAGCTCCTCACGAGCTGTTGGGGGAGGCTGTCAAGGCATTCGTTGTGCCTGCCCCGGTTTCGCGGATCACGCCGCAGGACGTGGTGGCCCACTGCCAGCGACGGCTGCCTGGTTACAAGGTTCCCGAGGAAGTGTTTTTTCTCAACACGATGATCCACAACGGCTCGGGCAAAGTTCTCAAGCAGGAACTGAGAAGGTTGCTCGAGGACCGCCAGCCTGGAGAGGTTGAAAAAGCCGCCTGA
- the nadE gene encoding NAD(+) synthase, whose translation MKFTRNVLVIDPAAEADRIVQSLRQQVQKVLRRYGGVVGISGGVDSAVVCSLCVRAFGPEKVVPIIMPDKDSDPISERLARQLARQLEVEPILENVTPALEGFGCYRRRDEAIRRVFPEYDPAAGYKAKIVLPQNLLQESSLNAFSVTIVAPDGEERNAPLPVRDFLQIVAASNLKQRTRMATLYYHAELRNFAVIGTANKNEHDQGFFVKYGDAGVDIKAIGHLYKTQVYQLAEYLNVPKAIRERPPTSDTYSAACTQEEFFFRLPFDLMDLLWYAQEHNIPAAEVARVMELQEVQVRRAYEDFSRKFRTTNYLRMHPLEIN comes from the coding sequence ATGAAATTCACCAGGAATGTACTTGTAATTGATCCTGCCGCTGAGGCGGATCGCATCGTCCAATCGCTTCGGCAGCAGGTCCAAAAGGTCTTGCGGCGCTATGGGGGAGTGGTGGGGATAAGCGGCGGCGTTGATTCGGCCGTGGTCTGCTCACTGTGCGTGCGTGCCTTTGGCCCCGAGAAGGTCGTTCCGATCATCATGCCGGACAAGGACTCCGATCCGATCAGCGAGCGCCTTGCCCGGCAGCTGGCACGCCAACTCGAGGTCGAGCCCATCCTCGAAAACGTCACCCCGGCCCTCGAGGGATTTGGCTGCTACCGCCGGCGGGACGAGGCCATTCGGCGGGTCTTCCCGGAATACGATCCGGCGGCCGGGTACAAGGCGAAGATTGTGCTGCCGCAGAACCTCCTTCAAGAAAGCAGCCTTAACGCCTTTTCGGTCACCATCGTCGCGCCCGATGGCGAAGAGCGCAACGCGCCGTTGCCGGTGCGGGATTTCCTGCAAATCGTCGCCGCCTCAAACCTCAAGCAGCGAACCCGTATGGCCACCCTCTACTACCATGCAGAACTGCGCAACTTCGCTGTGATTGGGACGGCAAACAAGAACGAGCATGACCAGGGATTCTTCGTGAAATACGGCGATGCCGGGGTGGACATCAAGGCCATCGGCCACTTGTATAAGACCCAGGTCTATCAGTTGGCTGAATATCTCAACGTCCCGAAGGCCATCCGGGAACGGCCGCCGACCTCTGACACCTACAGCGCGGCCTGCACCCAGGAGGAGTTCTTTTTCAGGCTGCCCTTCGATCTCATGGACCTGCTTTGGTACGCGCAGGAGCACAACATTCCTGCCGCGGAGGTGGCCCGGGTCATGGAACTGCAGGAAGTTCAGGTCCGGCGGGCCTATGAGGATTTCTCCCGCAAGTTCCGCACTACAAACTACCTTCGGATGCATCCTTTGGAAATCAACTAG
- a CDS encoding acyl carrier protein translates to MQIEHKIREFIVKNLYYDEDNTIADEDSFLETGVVDSMGVMELVAFIQSEFGVEAAQNEIVVENFDSIRKLADFVRRKLPAQPPAAGPSASDKQSSAPALVGG, encoded by the coding sequence ATGCAAATAGAACATAAGATTCGCGAGTTCATCGTCAAAAACCTCTACTACGACGAGGACAATACCATCGCCGATGAGGACTCATTCCTGGAGACGGGAGTGGTGGACTCGATGGGCGTAATGGAGTTGGTGGCCTTCATCCAATCCGAGTTTGGCGTGGAGGCGGCTCAGAACGAGATTGTGGTCGAGAACTTCGACTCCATTCGCAAACTGGCGGACTTCGTCCGGCGAAAGCTGCCGGCCCAGCCGCCCGCTGCTGGACCTTCGGCGAGCGACAAACAATCCAGCGCGCCCGCCTTGGTGGGCGGATGA